Proteins from a single region of Salvia miltiorrhiza cultivar Shanhuang (shh) unplaced genomic scaffold, IMPLAD_Smil_shh original_scaffold_305, whole genome shotgun sequence:
- the LOC131004022 gene encoding transcription factor bHLH96-like — protein MALEGVIYQQDPLIYGCIDYNYCTELGVEEKFNVEQSSAIGYWESSPPLNATSSAEARRKRRRSKTLKNKEELETQRMTHIAVERNRRRQMNDYLAVLRSLMPPSYAQRGDQASIVGGAINFVKELEQLLQFLEAYKLMDRQDMGSSSDKVFRNLLSFPQYSGKAADIEVTMVETHASIKILAKKMPKQLLKMVAGFQSFCLNILHLNITTLDQSVLYSFSVKVEDECQLSTVNEIATAVHEMVGRIQHDSTSLA, from the exons atggctCTGGAAGGTGTGATTTACCAGCAAGATCCACTCATCTATGGCTGCATAGATTACAACTACTGTACGGAATTGGGCGTTGAAGAGAAGTTTAATGTGGAACAGAGTAGTGCAATTGGATATTGGGAGTCATCTCCGCCTCTCAACGCCACTTCTTCAGCGGAGGCCCGCCGCAAGAGGCGCCGGAGCAAGACCTTGAAGAACAAGGAGGAGCTGGAGACCCAGAGGATGACTCATATCGCCGTCGAGAGGAATCGCCGCCGCCAGATGAACGACTACCTCGCCGTCCTCCGCTCCTTGATGCCTCCTTCCTACGCTCAAAGG GGAGATCAAGCATCGATTGTTGGTGGTGCGATCAATTTTGTGAAGGAACTGGAACAACTACTTCAATTTCTGGAAGCTTACAAGTTGATGGATCGACAAGACATGGGCAGCAGCAGTGACAAAGTATTTCGTAATTTGTTGAGCTTTCCTCAATACTCTGGGAAGGCGGCGGACATCGAGGTGACGATGGTGGAGACTCATGCAAGCATCAAGATCTTAGCCAAGAAAATGCCTAAACAGCTCCTCAAAATGGTGGCTGGATTTCAATCATTTTGCCTCAACATTCTCCATCTTAACATCACCACCCTTGATCAATCTGTTCTATACTCTTTCAGTGTTAAG GTAGAAGATGAATGCCAGTTAAGCACAGTGAATGAGATAGCCACAGCAGTGCACGAGATGGTTGGAAGGATCCAACATGATTCTACATCTTTAGCTTAG